The following are encoded in a window of Peromyscus maniculatus bairdii isolate BWxNUB_F1_BW_parent chromosome X, HU_Pman_BW_mat_3.1, whole genome shotgun sequence genomic DNA:
- the LOC102928185 gene encoding LOW QUALITY PROTEIN: protein argonaute-4-like (The sequence of the model RefSeq protein was modified relative to this genomic sequence to represent the inferred CDS: substituted 2 bases at 2 genomic stop codons), with protein MELLGPGPPASLFQPPRRPGLGTVGKPIRLLANHFQVQIPKIDVYHYDVDIKPEKRPPTGTMVRHFKMQIFGDRQPGYDGKRNMYTAHPLPIGRDRVDMEVTLPGEGKDQTFQVSVQWVSVVSLQLLLEALAGHLNEVPDDSVQALDVITRHLSSMRYTPVGRSFFSPPEGYYHPLGGGREVWSGFHQSVRPAMWNMMLNIDVSATAFYLAQPIIEFMCEVLDIQNINEQTKPLTDSQHVKFTKEIRALKSLLSAVGLKVEVTHCGQMKRKYXVCNVTRRPASHQTFPLQLENGQALECTVAQYFKQKYSLQLKYPHLPCLQVGQEQKPTYLPLEVCNIVAGQRCIKKLTDNQTSTMIKATARSAPDRQEEISRLVKSNSMVGGPDPYLKEFGIVVHNEMTELTGRVLPAPMLQYGGRDKTVATPNQGVWDMRGKQFYAGIEIKVWAVACFVPQKQCREDLLKSFTDQLRKISKDAGMPIQSQPCFCKYAQGADSVEPMFKHLKMTYVGLQLIVVILPGKTPVYAEVKRVGDTLLGMATQCVQVKNLVKTSPQTLSNLCLKINAKLGGINNVLVPHQRPSVFQQPVIFLGADVTHPPAGDGKKPSIAAVVVSMDGHPSRYCATVRVQTSRQEIAQELLYSQEIVQDLTSMTRELLIQFYKSTCFKPTRIIYYRGGVSEGQMKQVAWPELLAIXKACISLRVLEKNSTNLASHTFSNVSDAYCL; from the exons ATGGAGTTGCTGGGACCCGGACCTCCAGCCAGCCTTTTCCAGCCACCTCGTCGTCCTGGCCTTGGAACTGTTGGGAAGCCAATTCGACTGTTAGCCAATCATTTTCAGGTTCAGATCCCTAAAATAGATGTGTATCACTATGATGTGGATATTAAACCAGAAAAACGGCCTCCAACAGGGACTATGGTGCGACACTTCAAGATGCAGATATTTGGGGATCGGCAGCCCGGCTATGATGGCAAAAGAAACATGTACACAGCACATCCACTGCCAATTGGACGGGACAGGGTTGACATGGAGGTGACCCTTCCAGGTGAGGGTAAAGACCAAACTTTCCAAGTGTCTGTGCAGTGGGTGTCAGTTGTGAGCCTTCAGTTGCTTTTGGAGGCTTTAGCTGGGCACCTGAATGAAGTCCCAGACGACTCAGTACAAGCACTTGATGTTATTACAAGGCATCTCTCCTCTATGAGGTACACTCCTGTGGGCCGTTCTTTTTTCTCACCTCCTGAAGGTTATTACCACCCTCTGGGAGGCGGCAGAGAGGTCTGGTCCGGCTTTCACCAGTCTGTGAGACCTGCCATGTGGAATATGATGCTCAATATTGATGTATCTGCAACTGCTTTCTACCTGGCCCAGCCTATCATTGAGTTCATGTGTGAGGTTTTAGATATTCAGAACATCAATGAACAAACGAAACCTCTAACGGACTCCCAGCATGTCAAGTTTACCAAAGAAATTAGAGCTTTG aaATCTTTGTTATCTGCAGTAGGTCTCAAAGTTGAGGTGACTCACTGTGGACAGATGAAACGAAAATACTGAGTTTGTAATGTGACAAGACGACCAGCCAGTCATCA gaCCTTTCCTTTGCAGCTAGAAAACGGTCAGGCTCTGGAATGTACAGTAGCTCAGTATTTTAAGCAGAAGTATAGTCTGCAGCTGAAGTACCCCCATCTGCCCTGCCTTCAGGTGGGACAAGAACAGAAGCCTACCTACTTGCCACTTGAGGTCTGTAATATAGTGGCAGGACAGAGATGTATAAAGAAGCTCACAGACAATCAGACATCCACAATGATCAAAGCCACAGCAAGATCTGCTCCTGACAGACAGGAGGAAATCAGTAGACTGGTAAAGAGCAACAGCATGGTGGGTGGGCCTGACCCATACCTGAAGGAGTTTGGGATCGTTGTCCACAATGAGATGACGGAGCTCACAGGCAGGGTCCTCCCAGCTCCCATGCTGCAGTACGGAGGCCGGGATAAAACAGTAGCCACACCCAACCAGGGTGTCTGGGACATGCGAGGAAAGCAGTTTTATGCTGGCATTGAGATTAAAGTTTGGGCAGTGGCTTGTTTTGTGCCTCAGAAACAATGTAGGGAAGATTTGCTAAAGAGTTTCACTGACCAGCTTCGTAAAATCTCCAAGGATGCGGGGATGCCCATTCAGAGTCAGCCATGCTTCTGCAAGTACGCACAAGGTGCCGACAGTGTGGAGCCCATGTTTAAACATCTGAAAATGACATATGTGGGCCTGCAGCTGATAGTGGTTATCCTGCCGGGAAAGACACCAGTATATGCGGAGGTGAAGCGTGTTGGAGATACCCTTTTAGGTATGGCCACACAGTGTGTCCAGGTCAAAAACCTTGTGAAGACCTCACCCCAAACCCTTTCCAACCTTTGCCTGAAGATAAACGCAAAGCTTGGAGGAATTAACAATGTACTTGTACCTCATCAAAGGCCTTCAGTGTTCCAGCAGCCTGTCATTTTCCTGGGAGCAGATGTCACTCACCCGCCTGCTGGGGACGGGAAGAAACCGTCTATCGCAGCTGTAGTGGTCAGCATGGACGGCCACCCCAGCCGGTATTGTGCCACAGTTCGGGTGCAGACGTCTCGGCAGGAGATTGCTCAGGAGCTCCTCTACAGTCAGGAGATCGTGCAGGATCTGACAAGCATGACTCGGGAGCTACTGATTCAGTTCTACAAGTCCACGTGCTTCAAGCCCACTCGCATCATCTACTACCGTGGAGGGGTGTCCGAGGGACAGATGAAACAGGTAGCTTGGCCGGAGCTATTAGCAATTTGAAAGGCCTGTATAAGCCTGAGAGTCTTGGAAAAGAACTCAACCAATTTGGCATCCCACACATTCTCCAATGTTTCAGATGCCTACTGCCTCTAG